The Homalodisca vitripennis isolate AUS2020 unplaced genomic scaffold, UT_GWSS_2.1 ScUCBcl_4728;HRSCAF=11083, whole genome shotgun sequence genome includes a window with the following:
- the LOC124373044 gene encoding cytochrome P450 4c21-like, translating into MFCFWIGPIPIFVVVDPADIQILLNSSSMLEKDHVYSLIKIFLGNSLLQAPVHMWKKYRKLMNPVMHPSNVEHFLPVFNEASRKLTERFLVSSSPPADPTDEIFEMALDASIRTNLSRKVIIDDFKDVKSITDSVGRIVVLRVFKVWLHIEWLFKFLYWKELEGSIKILDRCMHFVNQMCKEEETVRKEGIPDTSPSTERLSGINLLDVMFENLPVVSGDHDWRDELISMTIIASDTVVSALALTLFTLGHHPEVQEKIFTEIQEVMGDLERDVTYADTNAMTYLDQVIIENIRLHGSIVMTMRHAASDTKLASCTLPAGSRVGLMLHAMGWNKERFPNPEQFQPERFSPEQKRLRHNYSFVPFSAGPRNCIGE; encoded by the exons ATGTTCTGCTTTTGGATAGGCCCAATTCCTATTTTCGTAGTAGTGGACCCTGCGGATATCCAA ATTCTTTTGAACAGCTCCAGTATGTTGGAAAAAGATCACGTTTACTCGCTGATCAAAATATTTTTGGGCAATAGTCTTCTTCAGGCTCCAG TTCACATGTGGAAGAAGTATAGGAAGCTGATGAATCCCGTGATGCATCCCTCTAATGTAGAGCACTTCCTTCCGGTCTTCAATGAAGCGAGTAGGAAGTTAACAGAGCGGTTCTTGGTCAGCTCCTCCCCACCTGCAGATCCTACTGATGAGATTTTTGAAATGGCCTTAGATGCTAGCATAA GGACGAACCTTTCAAGAAAAGTTATTATTGATGATTTCAAGGATGTAAAATCCATAACTGATAG TGTGGGCAGGATAGTCGTCCTACGTGTTTTCAAGGTTTGGTTACATATTGAATGGCTGTTTAAATTCCTCTATTGGAAGGAGCTGGAGGGATCTATCAAAATTTTGGACAGGTGTATGCACTTTGTCAATCAG ATGTGTAAAGAAGAGGAAACTGTTCGCAAGGAAGGGATTCCAGACACAAGTCCAAGTACCGAAC gCTTGTCAGGCATAAACTTGCTGGATGTAATGTTTGAAAATCTGCCAGTAGTATCAGGGGACCATGATTGGAGGGATGAACTTATTAGCATGACAATAATT GCATCTGACACAGTTGTTTCAGCTCTGGCTCTTACACTTTTCACACTAGGACACCACCCGGAAGTCCAG GAAAAGATATTCACGGAGATCCAGGAAGTAATGGGAGACCTCGAGCGTGACGTCACCTATGCCGACACTAACGCAATGACGTACCTGGACCAGGTCATTATAGAAAACATTAGGCTACACGGTAGCATTGTTATGACCATGAGACATGCTGCGAGTGATACTAAGTTAG CCAGCTGTACTCTACCAGCCGGTAGTCGGGTGGGGCTGATGCTCCACGCTATGGGTTGGAACAAAGAACGGTTCCCAAATCCTGAACAGTTTCAGCCTGAACGGTTCTCTCCGGAACAGAAAAGACTGCGACACAACTACTCTTTCGTCCCGTTCAGCGCTGGCCCCCGCAACTGCATAGGTGAGTAA